In Halobaculum magnesiiphilum, the following proteins share a genomic window:
- the hisE gene encoding phosphoribosyl-ATP diphosphatase, which translates to MSDDAAAGDDIEPESETVPDEEVLDALFATIEDRKERLPEGSYTASLFTHEKGENAVLEKIGEEATETILAAKDDDLEELTAESADLVYHLLVLFARKDLDVADLRAELRDRF; encoded by the coding sequence CGCGGCCGGCGATGACATCGAACCCGAGTCGGAGACGGTTCCCGACGAGGAGGTGCTCGACGCGCTGTTCGCGACGATCGAGGACCGCAAGGAGCGCCTCCCCGAGGGCTCCTACACCGCCTCGCTGTTCACCCACGAGAAAGGCGAGAACGCGGTGCTGGAGAAGATCGGCGAGGAGGCGACCGAGACCATCCTCGCGGCCAAGGACGACGACCTCGAGGAGCTGACCGCCGAATCGGCCGACCTCGTCTACCACCTCCTCGTGCTGTTCGCGCGAAAGGACCTCGACGTGGCGGACCTGCGGGCGGAGCTGCGCGACCGCTTTTGA